The Synergistota bacterium genome has a window encoding:
- a CDS encoding patatin-like phospholipase family protein: MAKGYRKVGIALGAGSARGLAHIGVLKVLEKEGIPIDFIAGSSIGAIVGVCYASGREGAKDIEGLVYSFNWRYILKLMTLFMPKFRTPEPEEVLAFLENRLEGRVIEDLTIPTAIVATDLFSGERVVFRRGDMFLALSASIAIPGVFSPVYLNGRFLVDGGVVDPVPVDVLKEMGAEVIIGVDVSPGLGLRLKRYKRGCSSIWRRIWNGIFQRKRGEGNLGLESRKEVKEPPPPPSKEVLLQAIDIMFRRITEDELNQPYVDVVIRPRVDEIQSGDFNKAPEIIAFGEEAAYRALPRIRKLIQRRWYHFIFGK, encoded by the coding sequence ATGGCTAAGGGATATCGTAAGGTTGGGATCGCCCTTGGAGCGGGATCTGCGAGAGGGCTTGCCCATATAGGGGTCTTGAAAGTTCTGGAGAAAGAAGGAATACCGATTGACTTTATCGCCGGTTCGAGCATAGGGGCTATCGTGGGAGTCTGCTATGCTTCGGGAAGAGAAGGGGCGAAAGATATTGAGGGGCTTGTATATAGCTTTAACTGGAGATATATTCTAAAGTTAATGACGCTATTTATGCCGAAATTCAGAACCCCTGAACCAGAAGAGGTTCTTGCCTTTCTTGAAAATAGGTTAGAGGGAAGGGTTATCGAAGATCTCACCATACCCACCGCTATTGTCGCTACCGATTTGTTTTCCGGAGAGAGGGTGGTTTTTAGAAGAGGGGATATGTTTCTCGCTCTTTCAGCATCAATTGCCATACCGGGCGTATTCTCTCCGGTTTATCTCAATGGAAGATTTCTCGTGGACGGTGGGGTTGTGGATCCCGTTCCAGTGGACGTTCTCAAGGAGATGGGAGCGGAAGTTATAATAGGCGTGGATGTCTCTCCGGGTCTTGGACTCAGGCTTAAGAGATATAAGCGTGGCTGTTCTTCTATTTGGAGAAGAATCTGGAATGGCATTTTCCAGCGCAAAAGAGGCGAGGGGAATTTGGGACTCGAGAGTAGAAAGGAAGTGAAAGAGCCTCCGCCTCCTCCCTCAAAAGAGGTTCTACTTCAGGCTATAGATATAATGTTCAGGAGAATAACCGAGGATGAGCTGAATCAGCCCTATGTTGATGTCGTTATAAGACCGAGGGTGGATGAAATACAATCGGGCGACTTTAATAAAGCTCCTGAAATCATAGCGTTTGGTGAGGAAGCGGCTTACAGGGCTTTACCGAGGATAAGAAAACTCATCCAGAGGAGATGGTATCATTTCATATTTGGGAAATAG
- a CDS encoding xanthine phosphoribosyltransferase: MEELVDRIKREGKVISDTILKVDSFLNHKVDPFLMKKIGERFAEIFENERITKVATVEASGISAAIFTALALKVPLIFARKRRPITLGRKIYERKITSRTKLNETIITLSGDYIDETDRVLIIDDFLATGETIKALCDMIEESGASVAGIGICIEKTFQKGKERLKKYRIESLAKVESLKPLKVR, encoded by the coding sequence ATGGAGGAGCTGGTTGACAGAATAAAGCGGGAAGGTAAGGTAATAAGCGATACGATACTGAAAGTAGATAGCTTCCTTAATCACAAGGTTGACCCCTTTCTCATGAAGAAAATTGGCGAGCGGTTCGCAGAGATCTTCGAAAATGAAAGGATCACAAAGGTAGCAACGGTTGAGGCCTCGGGGATATCAGCGGCGATCTTTACCGCTTTAGCGCTTAAAGTCCCCCTCATTTTCGCGAGAAAGAGAAGACCCATCACCCTCGGCAGAAAAATATACGAGAGAAAGATTACTTCAAGAACCAAGCTTAATGAAACCATCATTACATTATCGGGAGACTACATAGACGAAACAGACCGAGTGCTTATAATAGATGACTTTCTCGCAACTGGAGAAACGATAAAAGCTCTGTGCGATATGATAGAGGAGTCTGGCGCATCAGTAGCCGGGATAGGTATATGCATAGAGAAAACCTTTCAGAAGGGGAAAGAGCGCCTTAAGAAATACAGGATCGAATCCCTTGCTAAGGTAGAATCGCTAAAGCCCTTAAAAGTAAGATGA
- the lipB gene encoding lipoyl(octanoyl) transferase LipB, which produces MIIKLILPEEPIDYEECFNLQRNLVEKVLDKPETGYLLLLEHTPVLTLGRRAKRNHILASEETLRKEGIKVVETDRGGDITYHGPGQLISYPIICLDCGVKEYVWRLEEAIIRVLNAYGIKSGRKKGYPGVWVDERRKIASIGIGIRRRGKIWVSYHGTAFNVSPNLRHFLLITPCGLSGVEMVSIKSLTRKSPSMKEIKHLYAEEFKKLFPKYEMIPSPLDEFSYPR; this is translated from the coding sequence ATGATAATAAAGCTGATCTTGCCCGAAGAACCTATTGATTACGAGGAATGCTTTAATTTACAAAGAAATCTCGTTGAGAAGGTTTTAGATAAACCGGAAACCGGTTATCTTCTGCTTTTAGAGCATACCCCCGTTTTAACGCTCGGCAGAAGAGCTAAAAGAAATCATATCCTGGCTTCCGAAGAAACTCTTAGAAAAGAGGGAATAAAAGTTGTTGAGACGGATCGAGGCGGAGACATAACCTATCATGGACCGGGACAGTTGATATCCTATCCAATCATATGTTTGGATTGCGGTGTAAAGGAATATGTCTGGAGGCTTGAAGAAGCTATTATAAGGGTTCTTAATGCATACGGCATCAAGTCAGGAAGAAAGAAAGGTTACCCCGGCGTATGGGTAGATGAGCGAAGAAAGATAGCCTCCATAGGCATCGGAATCAGGCGAAGAGGAAAGATATGGGTGAGTTATCATGGGACCGCCTTTAACGTTAGCCCCAATCTAAGGCACTTTTTGCTTATAACCCCCTGTGGTTTAAGCGGAGTAGAAATGGTCTCTATCAAAAGCTTAACCAGAAAATCACCCTCTATGAAGGAAATCAAGCATCTTTATGCAGAAGAGTTTAAAAAGCTATTTCCCAAATATGAAATGATACCATCTCCTCTGGATGAGTTTTCTTATCCTCGGTAA
- the dctP gene encoding TRAP transporter substrate-binding protein DctP — protein sequence MRKWIFILAITGLIISGSIAFAKTITFNVASHVPPSYRDILPLEQAFVDDINVAGGGRIKLNFYHSGTLLKVKQLIPGLEAGTAEIIFHTTSHTTGSWPIMGGPSLPFLFKNSYDLREHLKIGQPLFKLMKKVMLEKHGIVFLAYGAMPMEYIWTAKKPVRKPEDMKGLIIRVGGEAEAEAVKALGGSPVFMPSAELYEALQRGTIDGVICYPGTIGGRSLQEVLKYCTKVPISAYGRGIYMKKETWDKLPKDVKKIILLAAYKYDYRHLEYAEEVHNKELWPKFKKAGMQVIEPPPEVVKRFREICKPTWEKWVKKVGEELGKKFIELATK from the coding sequence ATGAGAAAGTGGATTTTCATCCTCGCGATCACCGGTTTGATTATTTCAGGATCTATAGCGTTTGCCAAAACCATAACATTTAATGTGGCATCACACGTTCCTCCAAGCTACAGGGATATTCTTCCGTTAGAACAAGCTTTCGTAGATGATATCAATGTAGCGGGAGGGGGAAGAATCAAGCTTAACTTCTATCACTCAGGCACGTTACTTAAGGTTAAGCAGCTTATCCCAGGCCTCGAAGCCGGAACCGCCGAGATAATCTTTCACACCACGTCGCATACGACCGGAAGCTGGCCCATAATGGGAGGACCATCATTACCTTTCCTATTTAAGAACTCCTATGACTTAAGAGAGCACCTTAAGATAGGACAGCCTCTCTTCAAGCTTATGAAGAAGGTTATGCTCGAAAAGCATGGTATCGTCTTTTTAGCTTACGGAGCCATGCCGATGGAATACATTTGGACCGCCAAGAAACCCGTTAGAAAGCCGGAAGACATGAAAGGTCTGATAATCAGAGTCGGAGGAGAAGCAGAAGCGGAAGCGGTAAAAGCTCTCGGAGGTTCTCCCGTATTTATGCCCTCCGCAGAGCTATACGAGGCACTTCAGAGAGGAACAATCGACGGCGTTATATGCTACCCTGGAACGATAGGTGGAAGATCCCTTCAGGAGGTTCTCAAGTACTGTACGAAGGTACCCATAAGCGCATATGGAAGAGGCATTTACATGAAGAAGGAAACCTGGGATAAGCTTCCAAAGGACGTTAAGAAGATCATTCTCCTTGCAGCATATAAGTATGACTATCGTCATCTGGAATATGCCGAGGAGGTACATAACAAGGAGCTCTGGCCCAAGTTTAAGAAGGCGGGCATGCAGGTTATAGAACCCCCACCCGAGGTAGTCAAGAGGTTCAGAGAGATCTGCAAGCCAACCTGGGAAAAATGGGTCAAGAAGGTCGGAGAAGAGCTCGGCAAAAAGTTTATAGAGCTTGCAACGAAATAG
- the lipA gene encoding lipoyl synthase encodes MKGGKKRLKRKPPWIRIRLPKAGKMEGVKKILRKYKLHTVCEEAKCPNICECFSKGTATFMILGDICTRNCAFCAVKKGTPFPVDEEEPIRVAQASKELGLRYVVITSVTRDDLEDGGASIFERCVRELKKLKTVEGVEVLIPDFEGKADALRKVVRAEPTVINHNLETVKRLYPRVRPMADYERSLELLKRVKKMNPSIITKSGIMVGLGESGKEVIDLMRDLRSAECDIITIGQYLQPTGNHLPIERFIPPEEFKRYEEIAYSLGFKLAFCAPLVRSSYRAEEALNLLREREDTSREVLP; translated from the coding sequence GTGAAAGGAGGAAAGAAGCGCTTGAAAAGGAAGCCCCCATGGATCAGAATAAGGCTACCCAAGGCAGGCAAAATGGAAGGCGTGAAGAAAATCCTTAGAAAATACAAACTTCATACCGTTTGTGAGGAAGCCAAGTGCCCTAATATATGCGAGTGCTTTTCTAAGGGTACCGCTACCTTTATGATACTCGGAGATATATGCACGAGAAACTGCGCCTTTTGCGCCGTGAAGAAGGGGACCCCCTTTCCGGTCGATGAAGAAGAGCCAATCAGAGTAGCACAGGCCTCAAAGGAGCTCGGATTAAGGTATGTCGTTATCACATCAGTCACGAGAGATGACCTTGAAGATGGAGGAGCAAGCATATTTGAAAGATGTGTAAGAGAACTTAAAAAGCTAAAAACCGTTGAGGGAGTGGAAGTTTTGATACCCGACTTTGAGGGGAAAGCGGATGCCTTAAGAAAAGTTGTGAGGGCTGAACCAACCGTCATCAATCACAATCTCGAAACCGTAAAGAGGCTCTACCCAAGGGTAAGACCAATGGCTGACTATGAAAGATCGCTTGAGCTCCTTAAGCGAGTAAAGAAGATGAATCCATCTATAATAACCAAGTCTGGGATAATGGTAGGCTTAGGAGAAAGCGGAAAAGAGGTTATCGATCTTATGAGAGACTTAAGAAGCGCAGAGTGCGATATAATAACCATAGGACAGTATCTCCAGCCCACGGGGAACCATCTACCCATTGAGAGATTTATCCCACCAGAAGAGTTCAAGCGATATGAAGAAATCGCTTACTCCTTAGGCTTTAAGCTTGCTTTCTGTGCTCCTCTCGTAAGAAGCTCCTATAGAGCCGAGGAAGCGTTAAACCTGCTGAGAGAAAGAG
- a CDS encoding TRAP transporter large permease subunit, which yields MSFDMAAVIALSALLILMALGTPIFISLALSGIMGIYLITGIKGLFQLPASILSQLNSFILVAIPLYILMGELIFVSGIGRDIYNAFSKWLNRVPGGLAIATIYSSALFGAMCGVSIAGVAAIGTMAIPEMLKRGYDKKLAAGAVAASGALAVLIPPSISFILYGSLSGESVAKLFIGGIIPGVILASMMAGYVLIKVMRKPNLAPREFAHVSWKEKFASLKRLWAVIFLIVFVLGAIYTGIATPTEAASIGVAGALIITIVYRTMNWKTFVSAVSNATRVSASLLIILACAYTFSQFLNLIRLPERVARWATGIELPGIAVILIFMGVLIILGCLIDGASLIIVTTPIMLPAVKALGFDPLWFGILMVLNVEIAVITPPVGLNLYTLKSITDKLSIDEIIRGTAPYIVVDVICLLLFVFFPSLGLWLPNTMR from the coding sequence ATGAGCTTTGATATGGCAGCGGTAATAGCCCTAAGCGCTCTCTTGATTCTCATGGCTCTTGGAACTCCCATATTCATATCCTTAGCGCTTTCCGGAATTATGGGCATCTATCTCATAACGGGAATTAAGGGGCTGTTTCAGCTTCCCGCATCCATACTATCTCAGCTTAACAGCTTTATACTGGTTGCCATTCCTCTTTACATACTTATGGGTGAACTCATATTCGTAAGCGGTATAGGGAGAGATATTTATAACGCTTTTAGCAAGTGGCTAAACAGGGTACCCGGGGGACTGGCAATAGCAACCATCTATTCTTCTGCCTTATTTGGAGCAATGTGCGGGGTAAGCATAGCGGGCGTTGCTGCTATTGGAACTATGGCTATACCTGAAATGCTTAAAAGGGGCTACGATAAGAAGCTTGCCGCCGGGGCGGTCGCGGCTTCCGGAGCGCTTGCGGTTCTGATACCTCCAAGCATTTCATTTATCCTATACGGCTCGCTTTCAGGAGAATCAGTGGCAAAGCTCTTCATCGGGGGAATAATTCCCGGTGTGATACTCGCAAGCATGATGGCGGGATACGTGCTAATAAAGGTAATGAGAAAACCAAACCTCGCTCCGAGGGAATTCGCGCATGTAAGCTGGAAGGAAAAATTCGCCTCGCTTAAGAGACTGTGGGCCGTGATCTTTCTTATAGTATTCGTCTTGGGAGCAATATACACCGGTATAGCCACTCCAACAGAAGCAGCCTCGATAGGCGTCGCGGGAGCTCTCATCATAACGATCGTTTACCGAACCATGAACTGGAAAACCTTCGTTTCCGCGGTCTCAAATGCGACAAGAGTAAGCGCCTCGCTTTTGATAATCTTAGCGTGCGCGTATACCTTCAGCCAGTTTCTTAACCTTATCAGACTTCCCGAGAGAGTAGCAAGATGGGCAACTGGAATAGAGCTTCCCGGAATAGCGGTCATACTTATATTTATGGGCGTTCTCATAATTTTGGGTTGTCTTATAGATGGAGCTTCTCTCATAATAGTCACTACCCCGATAATGCTACCTGCGGTTAAGGCTCTCGGTTTCGATCCACTATGGTTTGGAATTTTGATGGTACTAAACGTAGAGATAGCGGTTATAACCCCACCAGTGGGACTGAACTTATATACGTTAAAGAGTATAACAGATAAACTATCTATAGATGAGATAATAAGAGGGACAGCCCCATACATAGTCGTTGATGTAATCTGTCTTCTTCTCTTCGTCTTCTTCCCGTCCCTCGGGCTCTGGTTACCAAATACGATGAGATAA
- a CDS encoding glycerate kinase: MGLRDDVLSVINFSIEKVLPDRAVKDAIRKENLEEVENLYLVAMGKAAWRMAKAARDLLGEKIKRGVVITKYGHSLGEIEGVEVYEAGHPVPDENTISSTKKAIELASSLGENDRLLFLVSGGGSALFEYPIEGVSLDDLRKVNELLLRSGADIVEINMVRKHISKVKGGRFAEIAYPAFIYTLALSDVLGDRLDSIASGPAYPDETTYEDALRVIEKYNLMDEIPSSVREVILKGVKGEIPETPKKLDNVESVIIGSVSLVCKYAIERARELGYRTLFLTSTLNCEASEAGRFLAEILKEIGRSSNPVSPPCMIILGGETIVHVRGNGKGGRCQELALSASISIKGMDKVVIAAAGTDGTDGPTDAAGGIVDGDSFNRMLSKGVDPENYLANNDSYNALKASGDLIITGPTGTNVNDLIIGAVI; the protein is encoded by the coding sequence ATGGGGTTAAGGGATGATGTTTTAAGCGTTATTAACTTTTCTATCGAAAAGGTTCTTCCGGATAGGGCGGTTAAGGATGCCATAAGGAAGGAGAATCTTGAGGAAGTGGAAAATCTTTATCTCGTTGCTATGGGGAAAGCTGCGTGGAGAATGGCTAAGGCTGCGAGGGATCTGCTCGGTGAGAAAATAAAGAGGGGAGTGGTAATAACCAAGTATGGTCATTCGCTTGGGGAAATAGAGGGCGTTGAAGTCTATGAAGCGGGGCATCCCGTTCCCGATGAGAATACGATATCCTCAACGAAGAAGGCAATAGAGCTTGCCTCATCGCTTGGTGAGAATGACAGGCTTCTTTTTCTCGTGTCAGGCGGAGGATCCGCTCTCTTTGAATATCCGATAGAGGGTGTTAGCCTGGATGATTTGAGAAAGGTTAATGAGCTTCTTTTAAGATCTGGGGCTGATATAGTTGAGATAAACATGGTTAGAAAACATATATCTAAAGTTAAAGGAGGGAGGTTTGCTGAGATCGCTTACCCTGCTTTTATATATACGCTTGCTCTTTCTGATGTTCTCGGGGACCGCCTTGACTCTATAGCTTCTGGTCCTGCTTATCCTGATGAGACCACTTATGAGGATGCCCTGAGGGTTATAGAAAAGTATAATCTCATGGACGAGATTCCTTCCTCTGTAAGGGAGGTTATTCTCAAGGGGGTTAAAGGGGAAATACCCGAGACTCCGAAAAAACTTGATAATGTCGAGAGCGTGATAATAGGGAGCGTTAGCTTGGTCTGTAAATACGCGATTGAAAGGGCGAGAGAGCTTGGTTATAGGACACTCTTTCTTACTTCCACGCTTAACTGTGAGGCTTCTGAGGCTGGGAGATTCCTTGCGGAGATCTTAAAAGAGATAGGAAGATCGTCTAATCCGGTATCGCCTCCGTGTATGATTATCCTTGGTGGAGAGACCATCGTTCATGTTAGAGGGAATGGTAAGGGAGGAAGGTGTCAGGAGCTCGCCTTATCTGCTTCGATCTCGATAAAGGGAATGGATAAAGTAGTTATCGCTGCGGCGGGAACCGATGGCACGGATGGTCCCACTGACGCAGCGGGAGGAATAGTTGATGGCGATAGCTTCAATAGGATGCTGTCTAAGGGTGTTGATCCGGAAAACTATCTGGCGAATAATGATTCCTATAACGCCCTTAAAGCGAGCGGTGATTTAATCATAACGGGTCCTACGGGAACGAACGTAAACGATCTTATAATTGGAGCGGTTATTTAA
- a CDS encoding TRAP transporter small permease, which translates to MRRRIEAISKFLFILSMIVMVSLEGVVFYNVILRYIFRRPTFWSTEVTSLMLVILTFLAIAEIARGDRHIKFSLIIDRLSPKSRGILKLISSLFGILFATFLAWEGGKATLMVYLKDMHTPSLLGTPLYVFYIFLPIGAIALGVQLIINIIDELEKIKEGSKT; encoded by the coding sequence ATGAGAAGAAGAATTGAAGCCATATCAAAGTTCCTCTTCATTCTTTCCATGATAGTCATGGTCTCCTTAGAAGGAGTAGTTTTCTATAATGTGATACTAAGGTATATATTCAGAAGGCCAACCTTTTGGTCAACTGAGGTAACCTCCTTAATGCTGGTGATACTGACCTTCCTCGCCATAGCCGAAATAGCCAGAGGAGATAGACACATAAAGTTTAGTCTTATAATTGACAGGCTTTCTCCAAAAAGCAGAGGCATCCTTAAGCTAATCAGCTCCCTATTTGGAATCCTGTTTGCGACCTTTTTAGCGTGGGAAGGAGGAAAAGCCACACTGATGGTTTACCTGAAGGATATGCATACCCCGTCACTCCTTGGAACTCCCTTATATGTATTCTACATATTCCTACCTATAGGAGCGATAGCCCTCGGCGTTCAGCTAATAATCAACATAATAGATGAGCTTGAAAAAATTAAGGAGGGAAGCAAAACATGA